The following are from one region of the Arachis duranensis cultivar V14167 chromosome 10, aradu.V14167.gnm2.J7QH, whole genome shotgun sequence genome:
- the LOC107470803 gene encoding putative RING-H2 finger protein ATL12, which yields MIIKNHFFMSMIMFTFTMVYFLFSVVHAQNNDEDMAPEMSDTLHPSKALVISVLTVIFTITFFLLAYVRFCRFNPVVGMSYPNPNNIQGNILTRNGSRFSGINRELVEKLPFFRFSSLKGSKEGLECTVCLSKFEDSEVLRLLPKCQHAFHINCIDKWLESHSTCPLCRYRVEPGDIKSNVRSLSFGSLRVPSNLTEESNLEIYIQREPSHRRSSRFGFLEFSKSKKQEEEGGSGSNSNNNNDMNKNNHKFNHRIVISDVVTRSRWSDLNSSDLLSLSMEMLNDASSARFSPEKIVQGEYSVSVDDEDENSFTALNSSNKNKDCGEKRSMSEIANVPRFAEIMTMKKQNSSSGGVGREEERFLRIWMPIARRTVQWFARRQRNYYDAGDELRRHKHLGSNV from the coding sequence atgaTCATTAAGAACCATTTCTTCATGTCCATGATCATGTTCACATTCACCatggtttattttcttttcagtgTTGTTCATGCTCAAAACAACGATGAAGACATGGCACCTGAGATGTCTGATACACTGCATCCAAGCAAGGCTCTTGTTATATCGGTCCTCACCGTAATCTTCACCATAACATTCTTCTTACTCGCATATGTTCGTTTCTGCAGATTCAATCCAGTTGTTGGGATGTCGTATCCGAATCCCAACAACATTCAAGGTAATATCTTGACCCGAAACGGGTCAAGATTCTCCGGAATCAACAGGGAACTCGTCGAAAAACTCCCCTTCTTCAGATTCTCTTCTCTCAAGGGCTCCAAAGAAGGTCTAGAATGTACCGTTTGCCTCTCGAAATTCGAGGATTCCGAGGTCCTCAGACTACTCCCAAAGTGCCAACACGCTTTCCACATTAATTGTATTGACAAGTGGCTCGAAAGCCACTCGACTTGTCCTCTTTGCAGGTACAGGGTGGAACCCGGAGACATCAAAAGTAACGTGCGCTCTCTTAGCTTCGGGTCCCTCCGAGTACCTTCAAATTTAACGGAAGAATCAAACCTCGAGATCTACATCCAAAGGGAACCATCACATCGACGGTCATCAAGATTTGGCTTCTTGGAATTCAGCAAGAGCaagaaacaagaagaagaaggtggtaGTGGtagtaatagtaataataacaatgataTGAATAAGAATAACCACAAGTTCAACCACAGAATAGTGATATCTGACGTTGTAACAAGAAGTAGGTGGAGCGATCTAAACTCTTCGGATTTGCTATCTTTGAGCATGGAGATGCTCAACGATGCTTCCAGCGCGAGATTCTCACCGGAAAAGATTGTTCAAGGGGAATATTCAGTTAGTGTCGATGATGAAGACGAGAATTCATTCACAGCACTGAATAGTAGTAACAAGAACAAGGATTGTGGGGAGAAGAGATCAATGTCTGAGATTGCAAATGTTCCGAGATTTGCAGAGATCATGACGATGAAAAAGCAGAACAGTAGTAGTGGCGGTGTTGGAAGGGAAGAAGAGAGGTTCTTGAGGATTTGGATGCCGATTGCTCGTAGAACGGTTCAGTGGTTTGCAAGAAGACAAAGAAACTACTATGATGCTGGTGATGAATTAAGGAGGCACAAACATTTAGGATCAAATGTTTGA